One window from the genome of Pseudonocardia hierapolitana encodes:
- a CDS encoding glycosyltransferase family 87 protein: MTGAAVGTAPGEQVSAAVHPAARAGRLVLAALVLLTGVTLLLGYENKARCTGPEFDQAGRSAPDYRVRIERDVCYSDIQHLWIGRDIDRHVFPYVSGSISPEGQLLGGSVEYPVLTGLLIWGGALFADTDAGFLLGSALLMAPFGLVTGWLLGRLARWRALLWALGPPLVLYAFHNWDLPVVACAVAAVFAVHGWRTDRTLAQRGTVAGVLLGLGFAFKLYPGAFVLPLALYVLVASQPGRLDWRAAVRGPLAAAATVVLVNVPFMLAGYEGWRASFTFQQLRKVDFTTNSIWFWGFRPESDPDNVDFQSTMDWLSPTLVLLSFAVAVAVGWWRYRREGIYPWVGVSAAMLCGFLLLHKVHSPQYTLWLLPFFVLVRVPWSLVGAYLVADLAMGIGIFRWYYQLHAGLPSGIYDGFAAQAVTVGVWGRAALLVALFVVFLRVHDRLAVAASPRRTPLAESVG, encoded by the coding sequence GTGACCGGCGCAGCGGTGGGCACCGCACCGGGGGAGCAGGTCTCGGCCGCGGTGCACCCGGCCGCCCGCGCCGGCCGGCTGGTGCTCGCGGCGCTCGTGCTGCTCACCGGCGTCACGCTGCTGCTCGGCTACGAGAACAAGGCCCGCTGCACGGGCCCCGAGTTCGACCAGGCCGGCCGCAGCGCACCCGACTACAGGGTCCGCATCGAGCGCGACGTCTGCTACTCCGACATCCAGCACCTGTGGATCGGCCGGGACATCGACCGCCACGTCTTCCCCTACGTCAGCGGGTCGATCAGCCCGGAGGGCCAGCTGCTCGGGGGCTCCGTGGAGTACCCGGTGCTCACCGGGCTGCTCATCTGGGGTGGCGCACTGTTCGCCGACACCGACGCAGGCTTCCTCCTCGGGTCGGCGCTGCTGATGGCGCCGTTCGGGCTGGTCACCGGCTGGCTGCTGGGCCGGCTCGCGCGATGGCGGGCGCTGTTGTGGGCGCTCGGGCCGCCCCTCGTGCTCTACGCGTTCCACAACTGGGACCTCCCGGTGGTGGCCTGCGCCGTGGCCGCGGTGTTCGCCGTGCACGGCTGGCGCACCGACCGCACGCTCGCCCAGCGCGGCACCGTGGCGGGCGTGCTGCTCGGGCTGGGCTTCGCGTTCAAGCTGTACCCGGGTGCCTTCGTGCTGCCGCTCGCGCTGTACGTCCTCGTGGCCTCGCAGCCCGGCCGGCTGGACTGGCGCGCGGCGGTCCGGGGGCCGCTCGCGGCAGCGGCCACCGTGGTCCTGGTGAACGTGCCGTTCATGCTCGCCGGCTACGAGGGCTGGCGGGCGTCGTTCACGTTCCAGCAGCTGCGCAAGGTGGACTTCACCACCAACTCGATCTGGTTCTGGGGATTCCGCCCCGAGTCCGACCCCGACAACGTCGACTTCCAGTCGACCATGGACTGGCTCTCGCCCACCCTCGTGCTGCTGTCGTTCGCGGTGGCCGTCGCGGTGGGCTGGTGGCGCTACCGCCGCGAGGGCATCTACCCGTGGGTAGGGGTGAGTGCGGCGATGCTGTGCGGCTTCCTGCTGCTGCACAAGGTCCACTCACCGCAGTACACCCTGTGGCTCCTGCCGTTCTTCGTCCTGGTGCGGGTGCCGTGGTCGCTGGTCGGTGCCTACCTCGTCGCGGACCTCGCGATGGGGATCGGCATCTTCCGCTGGTACTACCAGCTCCATGCCGGCCTCCCGTCCGGCATATACGACGGCTTCGCCGCGCAGGCCGTCACGGTCGGGGTGTGGGGCCGGGCGGCGCTGCTCGTCGCGTTGTTCGTCGTGTTCCTGCGCGTCCACGACCGGCTCGCGGTCGCGGCGTCGCCGCGGCGCACGCCGTTGGCCGAGTCGGTGGGTTAG
- a CDS encoding deoxyribonuclease IV: MLIGAHAREDDPLVSAAERDADIVQLFLADPQSWKKPPSHPQAAQLRESDLTVVVHSPYPVNLASLNNRIRIPSRKIVVQHAELAAELGAIGLVVHGGHVTQGEDAAKGFENWRKFIERQMDAGGFAVPIFIENTAGGENAMARRFEDLARLWDAVGEFGVGFCLDTCHAFSAGVELVDVVDRAKAITGRIDLVHLNNSRDEFGSSRDRHANIADGTIDPEALVAVCAAAGAPVVVETPAEGQAADIAFLRERLGA; encoded by the coding sequence ATGCTCATCGGGGCACACGCGCGCGAGGACGACCCGCTCGTCTCGGCGGCGGAACGCGACGCCGACATCGTGCAGCTGTTCCTCGCCGACCCGCAGAGCTGGAAGAAGCCGCCGAGCCACCCTCAGGCCGCCCAGCTGCGGGAGAGCGACCTCACGGTCGTGGTCCACTCTCCCTACCCCGTCAACCTGGCTTCGCTGAACAACCGCATCCGCATCCCGTCCCGCAAGATCGTGGTGCAGCACGCGGAGCTCGCCGCCGAGCTCGGGGCGATCGGCCTCGTCGTCCACGGCGGGCACGTCACCCAGGGCGAGGACGCCGCGAAGGGCTTCGAGAACTGGCGCAAGTTCATCGAGCGGCAGATGGACGCGGGCGGGTTCGCGGTCCCGATCTTCATCGAGAACACGGCCGGCGGGGAGAACGCGATGGCCCGCCGGTTCGAGGACCTGGCCCGCCTGTGGGACGCGGTCGGCGAGTTCGGCGTGGGTTTCTGCCTCGACACCTGCCACGCGTTCTCCGCGGGCGTGGAGCTGGTTGACGTCGTCGACCGCGCCAAGGCCATCACCGGCCGGATCGACCTGGTCCACCTCAACAACTCGCGCGACGAGTTCGGCTCCTCCCGCGACCGCCACGCCAACATCGCCGACGGCACGATCGATCCCGAAGCACTGGTCGCCGTGTGCGCCGCGGCGGGCGCCCCGGTCGTGGTCGAGACACCGGCCGAGGGTCAGGCCGCCGACATCGCATTCCTGCGTGAGCGGCTCGGAGCGTGA
- the rpsF gene encoding 30S ribosomal protein S6 has protein sequence MRHYELMVILDPSLDERTVTPSLETFLNVVRSDKGTVEKIEVWGKRRLAYEIAKHAEGIYAVLEVTCEPATVAELDRQLGLNESVLRTKVLRREPKKAAARAAVAEPKRAAPATAG, from the coding sequence ATGCGTCATTACGAGCTGATGGTCATCCTCGACCCCAGCCTGGACGAGCGCACTGTGACGCCGTCCCTGGAGACGTTCCTCAACGTCGTTCGCAGCGACAAGGGCACTGTCGAGAAGATCGAGGTGTGGGGCAAGCGCAGGCTCGCCTACGAGATCGCCAAGCACGCCGAGGGCATCTACGCCGTCCTCGAGGTCACCTGCGAGCCGGCCACCGTCGCGGAGCTCGACCGCCAGCTGGGCCTCAACGAGTCCGTGCTGCGCACCAAGGTGCTGCGTCGCGAGCCGAAGAAGGCGGCCGCGCGCGCGGCCGTTGCCGAGCCGAAGCGGGCCGCGCCCGCCACCGCGGGCTGA